A genomic window from Candidatus Pelagisphaera phototrophica includes:
- a CDS encoding DUF1552 domain-containing protein → MSRSWKIDRRTFLRGTAGALLPLPFLNLMEGKVSNGLAKGSATESPPLRFLTLFKPNGVHPPSWNINGGTEFDFRMSPLMAPFAKHKDDLLILDNMGDFGFSSHANSTRRFLAGHHENKDTASVDQIIADKIGGDTAHRSLELTTEGLFTGQFGCSYISYDKDGGAIPRESDPQLVFDRLFRNPMSDPDQRQSMSSLLDRVKGDANALSRRSGYEDRQTLDEYLTVVRETERRIQNMEQAKAQPRIDLGSLQRPPVGANLNEQVEAMIDLIALALWTDSTRCITYMLGNSNSRMVFDFLGIPEQHHYLSHFFRNFSRKNLDSLLKISLWHMEKFDYLLTKLKSYKDHNGSLLDHSAVLFGSGMGHSDNHTAQRIPIVLAGGGGGRIKTGRYVRYSENQELSSLHLSLLKLFGIEAESYSASDTPLPGIDGGYFPEFQERSFDSWVTRQGGSITAQGRLRMSDNLDEAKVFYIDIEGKLPVRIEIEFRDFHDFNLAYHVGTPITLSGDGSENSNQLIITKIKDIKSLFGNSKPGTQKG, encoded by the coding sequence ATGAGCAGAAGCTGGAAAATTGACCGCCGCACCTTCTTGCGAGGCACTGCCGGAGCCTTGTTGCCGCTTCCTTTCCTCAATTTGATGGAAGGTAAGGTGAGCAATGGATTGGCCAAAGGCTCGGCAACGGAATCTCCGCCGCTCAGATTCCTAACCCTCTTCAAACCCAACGGCGTCCATCCGCCTTCATGGAATATCAATGGCGGGACGGAATTCGATTTTCGAATGTCGCCGCTCATGGCTCCCTTCGCCAAACACAAGGACGATCTGCTCATTCTCGATAACATGGGAGATTTTGGGTTTTCGTCTCACGCCAATTCCACTCGCCGTTTTCTCGCCGGTCACCATGAGAACAAGGATACTGCTTCCGTCGATCAGATTATAGCGGATAAGATTGGGGGGGACACGGCCCATCGATCTCTCGAACTAACCACGGAAGGGCTTTTCACCGGGCAATTCGGCTGCAGCTACATTTCTTACGACAAAGACGGAGGAGCCATTCCGCGCGAAAGCGATCCTCAACTCGTTTTCGATCGCCTTTTCCGCAATCCGATGAGCGATCCGGACCAGCGGCAATCCATGTCGAGCTTGCTGGACCGAGTCAAAGGCGATGCAAATGCTCTCTCTCGCAGATCGGGCTACGAGGATCGCCAGACATTGGATGAGTACTTGACCGTTGTTCGTGAAACCGAACGCCGTATCCAGAACATGGAGCAAGCAAAGGCCCAGCCGAGAATCGACCTCGGGAGCCTCCAGCGGCCTCCCGTCGGGGCGAACCTAAACGAGCAAGTGGAGGCCATGATCGACCTGATCGCTCTTGCCCTCTGGACCGACTCCACCCGCTGTATCACCTATATGTTGGGCAACAGCAATAGTCGCATGGTATTCGACTTTCTTGGTATTCCAGAGCAGCACCATTACCTGTCTCATTTTTTCCGAAATTTCAGCCGCAAAAACCTGGATTCCTTGCTTAAGATCAGCCTTTGGCATATGGAGAAGTTCGATTATCTCTTGACAAAGCTCAAGTCCTACAAGGACCACAACGGCAGTCTTCTCGATCATAGTGCGGTACTCTTCGGATCCGGGATGGGCCATAGCGACAATCATACTGCGCAACGAATTCCAATCGTTCTGGCGGGGGGTGGAGGCGGACGTATCAAGACGGGGCGCTACGTTCGGTATTCAGAAAACCAGGAACTTAGTAGCCTGCACCTTTCCCTGCTGAAATTATTTGGGATTGAAGCGGAATCCTATTCCGCGTCGGATACCCCGCTTCCTGGAATCGACGGTGGCTACTTTCCCGAATTTCAAGAACGTTCCTTTGATAGTTGGGTCACGCGCCAGGGCGGTTCCATCACTGCTCAAGGTCGGCTCCGCATGTCCGACAACCTCGACGAGGCGAAGGTCTTCTACATCGATATCGAAGGAAAGTTGCCGGTACGCATCGAGATCGAGTTCAGGGACTTTCATGATTTTAATCTCGCTTATCATGTTGGAACACCCATCACGCTTTCCGGAGACGGAAGCGAGAATAGTAACCAACTAATCATTACAAAAATTAAGGATATAAAAAGTCTCTTCGGTAATAGCAAGCCAGGGACTCAGAAGGGATAG
- a CDS encoding LamG-like jellyroll fold domain-containing protein — MLKKASLYLLSLMLCAFSSFAGGKQTWAKPGKLLLEENFDSSELPELFTVGLGDWSIVDGALRGRQLAADKHTAFRKIYLDHKDVIYEYDMKLVGDGFHQLLINWGLAHIAKCVVRYDSVAVFKIREKGKREQMVRLKHDQGLDPLKGEWNEKTFAMNETEISIEEGKWHHVVIELVDNTLSLTVDGKTVRGEHVGLSEKKNNFGFQAGGFKSYTYIDNVRVYEAELKTH, encoded by the coding sequence ATGCTCAAAAAAGCCTCGCTATATCTTCTGTCCCTAATGCTTTGCGCGTTTTCCAGTTTCGCCGGTGGCAAGCAAACATGGGCAAAGCCGGGGAAGCTCCTCCTGGAAGAGAACTTCGATTCATCTGAGCTCCCGGAATTGTTTACCGTAGGATTGGGTGATTGGAGTATTGTGGATGGTGCCCTGCGGGGGCGTCAACTAGCGGCGGATAAGCACACGGCATTTCGCAAAATCTATTTGGATCACAAGGACGTTATATACGAATACGATATGAAGCTGGTGGGGGACGGGTTTCATCAACTACTCATCAATTGGGGCCTCGCCCATATTGCTAAGTGCGTGGTACGCTATGACAGTGTGGCTGTTTTTAAGATTCGTGAGAAAGGAAAGCGTGAGCAAATGGTGAGGTTGAAGCATGACCAAGGTTTGGATCCATTGAAGGGCGAATGGAATGAAAAGACCTTTGCCATGAATGAAACTGAGATATCGATTGAAGAGGGCAAATGGCATCATGTGGTAATCGAATTAGTAGATAATACATTGAGCCTGACAGTGGATGGGAAGACAGTCCGAGGGGAGCATGTGGGGTTGTCCGAAAAGAAGAACAATTTTGGCTTTCAGGCGGGAGGTTTTAAAAGTTATACCTACATTGACAATGTTCGCGTTTACGAAGCGGAACTAAAGACGCACTAA
- a CDS encoding sugar phosphate isomerase/epimerase family protein, which produces MPFRFTGFTDEAERSLDGQISTLREVGWSAIELRLIDGKSICDFTDEEWKRTWDRLQKEQIQVVGFGGQIGNWARPIDSDFSLDIDELKRVAPRMRQAGTKFLRIMSYPNSESNPLSRSEWRIEAVRRLKELAKIAEGEGIILGHENCSGYGETPEGFLDMVEVVNSPALQLIFDTGNNSLHDNNTEVTWDYYQKCREQITHVHIKCAKPGENGDDFVTCYVDEDPVQERILKDLEATGYDGWLSIEPHIKAAIHAGQDVDDSGEGRVVWVNFAKGLEGLVSEIG; this is translated from the coding sequence ATGCCTTTTCGATTTACTGGATTTACCGACGAAGCAGAACGCTCTCTCGACGGACAAATATCGACTCTTCGCGAAGTCGGATGGTCTGCCATCGAGCTGCGGCTGATTGACGGAAAAAGTATCTGTGATTTCACTGATGAAGAGTGGAAGCGAACCTGGGACCGCTTGCAAAAAGAGCAGATTCAGGTGGTCGGCTTTGGCGGGCAGATTGGGAATTGGGCGAGACCTATTGATTCGGATTTTAGTTTAGACATTGATGAATTGAAACGCGTGGCCCCTCGTATGCGTCAAGCGGGAACGAAGTTTCTGCGGATTATGTCCTATCCCAATTCCGAATCCAATCCCTTGAGCCGAAGCGAGTGGCGAATCGAAGCCGTCAGACGATTGAAGGAATTGGCGAAAATTGCGGAAGGCGAAGGAATTATTCTGGGGCACGAGAATTGTAGTGGGTATGGGGAGACGCCTGAAGGCTTCCTGGATATGGTGGAAGTTGTGAATAGTCCGGCCCTCCAGCTGATTTTTGACACCGGAAACAATAGTTTGCACGATAATAACACGGAAGTGACCTGGGACTATTACCAGAAATGCCGTGAGCAGATTACCCATGTTCATATTAAGTGCGCCAAGCCGGGAGAGAACGGGGATGACTTTGTGACCTGTTATGTGGACGAGGATCCCGTGCAAGAGCGGATTTTAAAAGACCTCGAAGCGACCGGTTACGATGGTTGGCTCTCGATCGAGCCGCACATCAAAGCGGCCATACATGCGGGACAGGATGTGGATGATTCCGGAGAAGGGCGGGTCGTTTGGGTGAACTTCGCCAAGGGGCTTGAGGGACTGGTTTCGGAGATAGGATAG
- a CDS encoding dihydrodipicolinate synthase family protein — MKLEGIITPLITPLLGRDSLDVEGLERLVEHMVAGGIHGLFALGSTGEGPNLSYRLRAELVQRLCEIVKGRVPILVSVTDTAFEESLKMSQVAAEAGADAVVLATPYYFPAGQTELIQYVENIVAELALPTVLYNMPSLTKVWFEVETLKSLAGQERILGVKDSSDDLEYYSEVCSLRSLRSDWSFLIGPEDKLIRSISLGGNGGVNGGANLFPRLFVDAYNAAVSKDQLRSSLLQRKIEALGQIYAIGHYASRFIKGTKCAASLLGLCNDFMAEPFNRFYPEDRTKVAAILEKLNPNSNETT, encoded by the coding sequence ATGAAACTTGAGGGTATCATTACTCCACTCATCACTCCTCTCCTTGGGAGGGATAGCTTGGATGTGGAAGGACTCGAGCGTTTGGTCGAACACATGGTTGCGGGCGGTATCCATGGACTGTTTGCGCTGGGCTCAACGGGTGAAGGACCGAATTTGAGCTATCGCCTACGAGCGGAACTGGTCCAACGTCTCTGTGAAATTGTGAAAGGTCGCGTACCGATTCTCGTATCGGTAACCGATACCGCTTTCGAAGAGTCACTGAAAATGTCACAAGTGGCTGCAGAAGCGGGCGCCGATGCCGTCGTTTTAGCGACACCCTACTACTTCCCCGCCGGCCAAACGGAACTTATCCAGTACGTCGAAAACATTGTAGCCGAACTCGCATTACCGACCGTGCTCTACAATATGCCGTCTCTCACGAAGGTGTGGTTCGAGGTGGAGACTCTAAAGTCGCTCGCCGGACAAGAGCGAATCCTCGGAGTTAAAGACAGCAGCGACGACCTAGAGTACTACTCGGAAGTATGCAGTCTCCGCTCCCTTAGATCCGATTGGTCCTTTCTCATCGGTCCAGAAGATAAGCTGATCCGGTCAATCTCCTTAGGTGGCAATGGTGGGGTCAATGGCGGAGCAAACCTCTTTCCACGCCTTTTCGTCGATGCTTACAACGCCGCCGTATCGAAAGACCAATTACGGAGTTCTCTACTTCAGAGAAAGATTGAAGCGTTGGGCCAAATCTACGCGATCGGCCACTATGCGTCCCGCTTCATTAAAGGCACCAAGTGCGCCGCCTCCTTACTGGGACTGTGTAACGACTTTATGGCGGAACCGTTTAACCGGTTTTACCCTGAAGATCGCACCAAAGTGGCGGCAATTCTAGAAAAGCTAAACCCGAATTCCAATGAGACAACCTAA
- a CDS encoding sulfatase-like hydrolase/transferase produces the protein MKSLLTLFVALVVGSSLSAEKPNILFIFADDQCYETIGALGHTDIDTPNLDRLANQGTAFTHTYNMGGWHGAICVASRTMINTGRFLWRARDLEPNLAQEISNDRMWSQLMRNAGYETFFTGKWHVKADTGAIFDHVSHVRPGMPGPVFYPEAYDRPIEGQPDPWSPTDPKFEGFWAGGKHWSEVVADNAENFMNITSDSDKPFFMYLAFNAPHDPRQAPQEYLDRYPLDRIKVPENFASEYPYTKGANAAEIRDEVLAPYPRTEYAVKVHRREYYAIITHMDDQIGRILDALEASGKSDNTYIFFTADHGLAVGHHGFIGKQNMYEHSLRTPLLVMGPKIPQGKRIDTPVYLQDVMATSLELASIPQPEYVEFKSLIPLIEGKREEQYDYIYGAYEPDSQRAFIARGFKMIYYPRIDTYRLYNLDTDPMEINDLASDPRHEGTLMTLKSEFTWFKGRMADPLN, from the coding sequence ATGAAATCCCTACTAACTTTGTTCGTGGCGCTGGTCGTTGGCTCATCGCTCTCAGCCGAAAAACCTAATATACTTTTCATTTTTGCGGATGATCAGTGCTATGAGACGATAGGGGCTCTCGGGCATACTGACATTGATACTCCCAACCTCGACCGACTGGCCAATCAAGGAACCGCGTTTACCCACACCTACAATATGGGAGGTTGGCACGGAGCGATTTGCGTCGCGAGTCGAACGATGATCAATACGGGCCGTTTCCTTTGGAGAGCTCGGGATCTAGAGCCGAATCTGGCCCAAGAAATAAGCAATGATCGGATGTGGTCTCAATTGATGCGCAATGCTGGTTACGAAACGTTTTTTACCGGCAAGTGGCATGTGAAAGCCGATACCGGAGCCATTTTTGACCATGTTTCCCATGTACGTCCGGGAATGCCGGGGCCGGTTTTCTACCCAGAGGCTTATGATCGGCCGATTGAAGGACAGCCGGACCCCTGGTCTCCGACGGATCCTAAGTTTGAAGGATTCTGGGCGGGCGGCAAACACTGGAGCGAAGTTGTGGCGGATAACGCCGAAAACTTCATGAACATCACCAGCGATTCCGATAAACCCTTCTTTATGTATCTCGCCTTCAATGCACCGCATGATCCTAGGCAGGCACCGCAAGAGTATCTCGATCGATATCCTTTGGATCGAATCAAGGTGCCTGAGAATTTTGCCTCGGAGTATCCCTACACCAAAGGGGCCAATGCGGCAGAGATCCGTGACGAAGTGCTGGCTCCGTATCCACGTACGGAATATGCAGTCAAAGTACACCGTCGGGAATACTATGCCATCATCACCCATATGGATGACCAGATTGGGCGAATTTTAGATGCGTTGGAGGCAAGCGGCAAGTCGGACAATACGTATATCTTTTTCACCGCAGATCATGGATTGGCTGTGGGGCACCATGGTTTTATCGGGAAGCAAAACATGTACGAGCACAGCTTGCGTACGCCGTTGCTTGTGATGGGGCCGAAGATTCCTCAAGGAAAGAGGATTGATACTCCAGTCTATTTGCAGGATGTCATGGCTACCTCGCTGGAGCTTGCCAGTATTCCGCAGCCAGAGTATGTGGAATTTAAGAGCCTAATTCCTTTGATTGAAGGGAAACGGGAAGAGCAGTATGACTACATATACGGAGCTTATGAACCGGATAGCCAGAGAGCGTTTATCGCTAGGGGTTTTAAGATGATTTACTACCCTAGAATAGATACCTATCGTCTTTATAATTTGGATACGGATCCCATGGAAATCAATGACTTGGCCAGTGACCCAAGGCATGAGGGAACCCTGATGACCTTGAAGTCCGAGTTTACCTGGTTCAAAGGCCGAATGGCTGATCCTCTTAATTGA
- a CDS encoding arylsulfatase — protein sequence MSNFICSLLLIALIGLPYLTADERPNIIVILADDMGYSDIGCYGGEIETPNIDALAENGLRFKQFYNSARCCPTRASLMTGLHPHETGIGHMTNPPGTLNHDAGPDFPNYRGVLNKDCVTVAEVLKPAGYATLMSGKWHLGMDRHELRPLQRGFEKYYGCLSGATNFFYPEHPRGMFLGNEPIENPKSTTDRRFYTTDAFTDYAIQFLSEEKAEQDRPFFLYLAYTSPHWPLHAHQEEVQKYVGKYMMGWDKLREQRLKRQIEIGLIDPKWKLSERYDVAWDSLNTEKQREMDMRMAFYAAMIDRMDQNIGKLVEHLKKNDQYDNTLILFLTDNGGCAEGGTLGGKTDPFDLEKWEATYGAGPSYGGNWANASNTPFQKFKHYTHEGGISTPLVAHWPKGIKKGGSMVGDAAYLPDFMPTFISLAKAKYPSNYRGNKIPPLSGVSLETIFEGKSLKRKDPLYLEHEDNAALIQGDWKLVGTKVSVFDGPDASKWELYDLENDRTETNDLSATHPEKVSQLSKQWLAWANQVGVYPKPSKKNFKDGHN from the coding sequence ATGTCCAATTTCATCTGCTCCCTTCTTTTAATTGCTCTCATCGGTCTCCCTTATTTGACAGCGGACGAACGCCCCAATATAATCGTAATCCTCGCGGATGACATGGGATACTCGGATATCGGTTGCTACGGAGGTGAGATTGAAACGCCGAATATCGATGCTCTTGCCGAGAATGGCCTGCGTTTCAAGCAGTTCTACAACAGTGCTCGCTGTTGCCCCACACGCGCTTCGTTGATGACCGGGCTCCATCCCCATGAAACTGGGATTGGCCATATGACGAATCCTCCCGGAACGCTTAATCACGATGCGGGCCCCGACTTTCCTAATTACCGGGGGGTCCTCAACAAAGACTGCGTGACGGTTGCCGAGGTTCTAAAGCCGGCAGGCTACGCCACATTGATGAGTGGCAAGTGGCATCTCGGGATGGACAGGCATGAGTTACGCCCGCTACAGCGGGGCTTTGAGAAGTATTATGGCTGTCTATCGGGCGCGACGAACTTTTTCTATCCGGAGCACCCACGCGGAATGTTCTTAGGGAATGAGCCTATCGAGAATCCGAAGAGTACAACCGACCGACGCTTTTACACGACGGACGCTTTCACCGACTACGCGATACAGTTTCTCTCCGAAGAAAAAGCGGAACAAGACCGGCCATTTTTCCTGTACCTCGCCTATACCTCGCCGCATTGGCCCCTCCACGCCCATCAGGAGGAAGTCCAGAAATATGTGGGTAAATACATGATGGGATGGGATAAGCTCCGCGAGCAGCGGCTCAAAAGGCAAATTGAAATCGGGCTGATTGATCCGAAGTGGAAATTGTCGGAGCGCTATGACGTTGCGTGGGACTCTCTGAATACAGAAAAGCAACGGGAAATGGACATGCGAATGGCTTTCTACGCTGCCATGATTGACCGAATGGATCAGAATATCGGAAAGCTCGTCGAGCACCTGAAAAAGAACGACCAATATGATAATACACTGATCCTCTTTCTGACCGACAATGGTGGCTGTGCCGAAGGGGGCACGCTGGGCGGAAAAACGGATCCGTTCGATTTGGAGAAATGGGAAGCGACCTACGGAGCGGGTCCTAGTTATGGGGGAAATTGGGCGAATGCGTCTAATACTCCTTTTCAAAAGTTTAAGCACTATACGCATGAAGGAGGAATCTCCACACCTCTTGTTGCTCATTGGCCCAAAGGAATAAAGAAAGGCGGTTCTATGGTGGGTGATGCGGCCTATCTTCCAGACTTTATGCCAACCTTCATTTCATTAGCAAAGGCGAAGTACCCGAGCAACTACAGAGGGAATAAGATACCGCCGCTCAGCGGCGTTTCACTTGAAACCATTTTTGAAGGCAAGTCACTTAAGCGAAAAGATCCTCTGTATCTCGAACACGAAGACAATGCAGCCTTGATTCAAGGCGACTGGAAACTCGTGGGTACAAAAGTTTCCGTTTTCGACGGACCCGATGCGAGCAAATGGGAGCTGTATGACTTGGAAAATGACCGGACGGAAACGAACGATTTGTCAGCAACGCATCCCGAGAAGGTTTCCCAGCTTTCCAAGCAATGGCTTGCTTGGGCAAACCAAGTCGGTGTATACCCAAAGCCGTCAAAGAAGAATTTCAAAGACGGCCACAATTAG
- a CDS encoding sulfatase family protein has translation MAPGLKVLSFLFISFSSIHLANASTPNVVYVLADDLGWGDLSCNNEDSKIKTPHLDRIASQGMRFTDAHSGSGVCTPTRYGIVTGRYSWRTRLKRGVLGGSSTHLIDTNRYTVGDLLQDKGYHTAMIGKWHLGWDFHFLEGTPSDRFDLKNGEVIDYSKPVLNGPDAIGFDYYYGHCGSLDMAPYVYVENGRVTAPPNRVTVNADYKGFWREGPTASDFAHEGVTPNFIERGIQYIENRAKTGAPFFLYLPLPSPHTPILPIEKFKGRSGTNYYGDFVQQVDWHTGQIMDALEENGVAENTIFIFTSDNGCSPRAVFDELDAVGHKPGGIYRGNKADAYEAGHRVPFIVHWPAGLKAGKVSDTTICLTDLFATMADITKAKIPSNAAEDSVSFLRALKGEQDQVREGTVHHSINGSFAIRKGDWKLLLCAGSGGWSSPTPAETKKMDLPPIQLFNLAKDPSEKNNVFKENKDKVRELYSLLSSYVANGRSTPGPKQKNEGGTPFDPAGFAKLKAELGI, from the coding sequence ATGGCCCCGGGTTTGAAAGTACTTTCGTTTCTTTTTATTTCGTTTTCCTCCATTCACCTTGCGAATGCGTCCACACCGAACGTGGTTTATGTTCTAGCGGATGACTTAGGCTGGGGGGACCTGAGTTGCAATAACGAGGATTCAAAAATTAAGACGCCCCATTTGGACCGCATCGCATCGCAAGGCATGCGGTTTACAGATGCCCATTCAGGCTCCGGTGTTTGCACGCCGACTCGGTACGGGATCGTTACCGGCCGCTACAGCTGGCGGACGCGGTTAAAGCGTGGGGTTCTCGGCGGATCGTCCACACACTTAATTGATACCAATCGCTACACCGTAGGGGATCTGCTGCAGGATAAGGGCTATCACACCGCCATGATCGGAAAATGGCATCTCGGTTGGGATTTCCATTTCTTAGAAGGTACTCCAAGTGACCGGTTTGATTTGAAGAACGGGGAGGTTATCGATTATAGCAAACCGGTGTTGAACGGTCCCGACGCGATCGGTTTCGACTACTATTATGGCCACTGCGGATCTCTTGATATGGCACCTTATGTCTATGTGGAAAACGGCCGCGTGACGGCTCCACCCAATCGGGTGACGGTCAATGCAGATTACAAAGGCTTTTGGCGGGAAGGGCCAACGGCCTCTGATTTCGCCCATGAAGGGGTGACGCCAAATTTCATCGAGCGGGGTATCCAATATATTGAGAACCGTGCCAAAACCGGGGCGCCATTCTTTTTATATCTGCCGCTGCCTAGCCCTCACACGCCTATTCTGCCCATCGAAAAATTTAAGGGACGAAGCGGGACGAACTACTATGGCGATTTCGTGCAGCAGGTAGACTGGCACACGGGTCAAATAATGGACGCTTTGGAGGAAAACGGGGTCGCTGAAAATACCATCTTCATTTTCACAAGCGACAACGGATGTTCGCCTCGAGCCGTATTCGATGAGCTCGACGCGGTGGGACATAAGCCGGGAGGCATCTACCGCGGAAACAAGGCAGACGCGTACGAGGCGGGGCACCGCGTACCTTTCATCGTGCATTGGCCAGCTGGATTAAAAGCAGGGAAAGTCTCCGATACGACGATCTGCCTGACTGATTTATTCGCGACAATGGCGGATATAACTAAAGCTAAAATTCCGAGTAATGCCGCGGAAGACAGTGTGAGCTTTCTCAGGGCTTTGAAAGGAGAGCAGGACCAGGTTCGTGAGGGGACGGTTCATCATTCGATCAATGGATCGTTTGCCATTCGCAAAGGAGACTGGAAGCTTTTGCTTTGTGCAGGTTCCGGCGGTTGGAGCTCGCCGACTCCGGCTGAGACGAAAAAGATGGATCTCCCGCCAATACAATTGTTTAACCTCGCGAAGGATCCTTCGGAAAAGAACAACGTGTTTAAGGAAAACAAGGACAAGGTTAGGGAGCTTTACAGCCTCCTAAGCTCCTATGTGGCCAACGGTCGCAGCACTCCCGGTCCCAAACAGAAAAACGAAGGCGGTACGCCTTTTGACCCAGCGGGATTCGCAAAACTGAAAGCGGAACTGGGGATTTAG
- a CDS encoding VPDSG-CTERM sorting domain-containing protein encodes MVGQLRTQAFFINHAQPCGERDHGDPQGTTSISAVPDTGSAAALLGVGVVALAFTRRRLG; translated from the coding sequence TTGGTCGGCCAACTCCGTACACAGGCTTTTTTCATAAACCACGCCCAACCGTGCGGCGAGCGCGACCATGGCGATCCTCAGGGTACGACATCGATATCAGCGGTCCCCGACACAGGCTCCGCAGCAGCTCTTCTCGGAGTTGGGGTTGTGGCTCTTGCCTTTACTAGGCGCAGGCTGGGTTAA
- a CDS encoding GDSL-type esterase/lipase family protein encodes MSQTTAERPLAVTPVSRLDQDWWKTRHQEKLEEAKNRGDELELLFIGDSITHGWDAGLWAENFAQYGAFNLGFSGDRTEHVLWRFQNGALDNLSPKVTVLMIGTNNTGQGEGQPAYETIQGIESIIDEINTRLPETKLIVHAVFPRGASKDDPLRMVNAQINKELPVLAAKKGAEFLDINDFFLEKDGTLPRNIMPDLLHPKKEGYRLWAHGLKPSFDRHFGKTKEAPRPNVVTLWPKGVPAPHDASLVEKSELGNPRRGGTVVRITNVAEPSITVYKARSRRPSAGVLVCPGGAYNILAWNLEGEEIAEWLNSIGITAAVLKYRVPKNREGALQDAQRALGLMRSNAEDWNLDPENIGVFGFSAGGHLSASLSNHWRSRNYPKVDAADAVSCRPDFTVLIYPAYIGTSGFELSPDFTIDADAPPVFIVQTQDDKKHFPSAIVYNHELVKRGISSELHTFPTGGHGYGLRPSAYPVSGWTDLCRDWLWRQ; translated from the coding sequence ATGAGCCAGACGACTGCTGAAAGGCCGCTGGCTGTGACGCCCGTGTCGAGGCTGGATCAGGATTGGTGGAAGACTCGCCACCAGGAAAAGCTGGAGGAAGCGAAAAACCGGGGAGACGAATTGGAACTACTGTTTATTGGGGACTCCATTACGCACGGTTGGGATGCGGGCCTGTGGGCGGAGAACTTTGCTCAATATGGAGCATTCAATCTGGGTTTCAGCGGAGATCGGACCGAACACGTGCTCTGGAGATTTCAGAATGGGGCGTTGGACAATCTTTCACCCAAAGTAACGGTACTCATGATTGGTACCAACAACACGGGTCAGGGTGAGGGCCAACCTGCTTACGAAACCATTCAGGGAATCGAGTCTATTATCGATGAAATAAATACGAGACTACCGGAAACCAAGTTGATTGTTCATGCTGTATTTCCAAGAGGGGCTTCAAAGGACGACCCGCTTCGCATGGTGAATGCGCAAATCAATAAGGAGCTTCCAGTGCTCGCTGCTAAGAAAGGTGCTGAGTTTTTGGATATAAACGATTTTTTCTTGGAGAAAGATGGGACATTGCCCCGCAATATTATGCCCGACCTTCTCCATCCAAAAAAGGAGGGCTATCGGTTGTGGGCTCATGGACTCAAGCCATCATTTGATCGGCACTTTGGTAAGACCAAAGAAGCACCTAGACCGAATGTCGTTACACTTTGGCCGAAAGGGGTTCCGGCTCCACATGACGCGAGCCTAGTCGAAAAAAGCGAGTTGGGGAATCCGAGACGAGGGGGAACGGTGGTTCGAATTACGAATGTTGCTGAGCCGAGTATCACCGTATATAAAGCCCGTAGTCGTCGACCCTCTGCGGGAGTGCTGGTGTGTCCAGGTGGTGCATACAATATTTTGGCGTGGAATTTAGAAGGGGAGGAAATTGCAGAGTGGTTGAATTCCATTGGAATCACGGCTGCGGTCTTGAAGTACCGCGTGCCGAAAAACCGCGAAGGAGCGTTGCAAGACGCGCAGCGAGCCCTCGGTTTGATGCGAAGTAATGCGGAGGACTGGAATCTGGATCCGGAGAATATCGGTGTATTTGGATTTTCCGCGGGAGGTCACCTTTCCGCTTCCTTGAGCAATCACTGGCGATCCCGAAATTATCCTAAAGTGGATGCTGCGGATGCCGTTTCCTGTCGCCCTGATTTCACTGTGTTGATTTATCCGGCTTACATTGGTACTTCTGGTTTCGAGCTTTCGCCGGATTTCACAATCGACGCAGATGCGCCTCCCGTCTTCATCGTGCAAACGCAGGATGACAAGAAGCACTTCCCGAGCGCGATTGTGTACAACCATGAGCTTGTTAAGCGGGGAATTAGTTCGGAATTACACACCTTTCCCACGGGGGGGCATGGCTATGGGCTCCGACCCAGCGCGTATCCAGTATCCGGATGGACGGATTTGTGTCGCGACTGGCTATGGAGGCAGTGA